One genomic region from Pongo abelii isolate AG06213 chromosome 4, NHGRI_mPonAbe1-v2.0_pri, whole genome shotgun sequence encodes:
- the MATR3 gene encoding matrin-3 isoform 1 (isoform 1 is encoded by transcript variant 1; The RefSeq protein has 3 substitutions compared to this genomic sequence) — MSKSFQQSSLSRDSQGHGRDLSAAGIGLLAAATQSLSMPASLGRMNQGTARLASLMNLGMSSSLNQQGAHSALSSASTSSHNLQSIFNIGSRGPLPLSSQHRGDADQASNILASFGLSARDLDELSRYPEDKITPENLPQILLQLKRRRTEEGPTLSYGRDGRSATREPPYRVPRDDWEEKRHFRRDSFDDRGPSLNPVLDYDHGSRSQESGYYDRMDYEDDRLRDGERCRDDSFFGETSHNYHKFDSEYERMGRGPGPLQERSLFEKKRGAPPSSNIEDFHGLLPKGYPHLCSICDLPVHSNKEWSRHINGASHSRRCQLLLEIYPEWNPDNDTGHTMGDPFMLQQSTNPAPGILGPPPPSFHLGGPAVGPRGNLGAGNGNLQGPRHMQEGRVETSRVVHIMDFQRGKNLRYQLLQLVEPFGVISNHLILNKINEAFIEMATTEDAQAAVDYYTTTPALVFGKPVRVHLSQKYKRIKKPEGKPDQKFDQKQELGRVIHLSNLPHSGYSDSAVLKLAEPYGKIKNYILMRMKSQAFIEMETREDAMAMVDHCLKKALWFQGRCVKVDLSEKYKKLVLRIPNRGIDLLKKDKSRKRSYSPDGKESPSDKKSKTDGSQKTESSTEGKEQEEKSGEDGEKDTKDDQTEQEPNMLLESEDELLVDEEEAAALLESGSSVGDETDLANLGDVASDGKKEPSDKAVKKDASASAAAKKKLKKVDKIEELDQENEAALENGIKNEENTEPGTESAENADDPNKDTSENADGQSDENKEDYTIPDEYRIGPYQPNVPVGIDYVIPKTGFYCKLCSLFYTNEEVAKNTHCSSLPHYQKLKKFLNKLAEERRQKKET, encoded by the exons ATGTCCAAGTCATTCCAGCAGTCATCTCTCAGTAGGGACTCACAGGGTCATGGGCGTGACCTGTCTGCGGCAGGAATAGGCCTTCTTGCTGCTGCTACCCAGTCTTTAAGTATGCCAGCATCTCTTGGAAGGATGAACCAGGGTACTGCACGCCTTGCTAGTTTAATGAATCTTGGAATGAGTTCTTCATTGAATCAACAAGGAGCTCATAGTGCACTGTCTTCTGCTAGTACTTCTTCCCATAATTTGCAGTCTATATTTAACATTGGAAGTAGAGGTCCACTCCCTTTATCTTCTCAACACCGTGGAGATGCAGACCAGGCCAGTAACATTTTGGCCAGCTTTGGTCTGTCTGCTAGAGACTTAGATGAACTGAGTCGTTATCCAGAGGACAAGATTACTCCTGAGAATTTGCCCCAAATCCTTCTACAGCTTAAAAGGAGGAGAACTGAAGAAGGCCCTACCTTGAGTTATGGTAGAGATGGCAGATCTGCTACACGGGAGCCACCATACAGAGTACCTAGGGATGATTGGGAAGAAAAAAGGCACTTTAGAAGAGATAGTTTTGATGATCGTGGTCCTAGTCTCAACCCAGTGCTTGATTATGACCATGGAAGTCGTTCTCAAGAATCTGGTTATTATGACAGAATGGATTATGAAGATGACAGATTAAGAGATGGAGAAAGGTGTAGGGATGATTCTTTTTTTGGTGAGACCTCGCATAACTATCATAAATTTGACAGTGAGTATGAGAGAATGGGACGTGGTCCTGGCCCCTTACAAGAGAGATCTCTCTTTGAGAAAAAGAGAGGCGCTCCTCCAAGTAGCAATATTGAAGACTTCCATGGACTCTTACCGAAGGGTTATCCCCATCTGTGCTCTATATGTGATTTGCCAGTTCATTCTAATAAG GAGTGGAGTCAACATATCAATGGAGCAAGTCACAGTCGTCGATGCCAGCTTCTTCTTGAAAT CTACCCAGAATGGAATCCTGACAATGATACAGGACACACAAT GGGTGATCCATTCATGTTGCAGCAGTCTACAAATCCAGCACCAGGAATTCTGGGACCTCCACCTCCCTCGTTTCATCTTGGGGGACCAGCAGTTGGACCAAGAGGAAATCTGg gtgctggaaatggaaacctGCAAGGACCTAGACACATGCAGAAAGGCAGAGTG GAAACTAGCAGAGTTGTTCACATCATGGATTTTCAACGAGGGAAAAACTTGAGATACCAGCTATTACAGCTGGTAGAACCATTTGGAGTCATTTCAAATCATCTGattctaaataaaattaatgag GCATTTATTGAAATGGCAACCACAGAGGATGCTCAGGCTGCAGTGGATTATTACACAACCACACCAGCATTAGTATTTGGCAAGCCAGTGAGAGTTCATTTATCCCAGAAGTATAAAAGAATAAag aaacctGAAGGAAAGCCAGATCAGAAGTTTGATCAAAAGCAAGAGCTTGGACGTGTGATACATCTCAGCAATTTGCCCCATTCTGGCTATTCTGATAGTGCTGTTCTCAAGCTTGCTGAGCCTTATGGGAAGATAAAGAATTACATATTGATGAGGATGAAAAGTCAG gcttttATTGAGATGGAGACAAGAGAAGATGCAATGGCCATGGTTGACCATTGTTTGAAAAAAGCCCTTTGGTTTCAGGGGAGATGTGTGAAGGTTGACCTGtctgagaaatataaaaaacTGGTTCTGAGG ATTCCAAACAGAGGCATTGATTTACTGAAAAAAGATAAATCCCg AAAAAGATCTTACTCTCCAGATGGCAAAGAATCTCCAAGTGATAAGAAATCCAAAACTGATGGTTCCCAGAAGACTGAAAGTTCAACCGAAGGTAAAGAACAAGAAGAGAAGTCCGGTGAAGATGGTGAGAAAGACACAAAGGATGACCAGACAGAGCAGGAACCTAATATGCTTCTTGAATCTGAAGATGAGCTACTTGTAGATGAAGAAGAAGCAGCAGCACTGCTAGAAAGTGGCAGTTCAGTGGGAGACGAGACCGATCTTGCTAATTTAGGTGATGTGGCTTCTGATGGGAAAAAGGAACCTTCAGATAAAGCTGTGAAAAAAGATGCAAGTGCTTCAGCAGCAGCAAAGAAAAAGCttaaaaag GTGGACAAGATCGAGGAACTTGATCAAGAGAACGAAGCAGCGttggaaaatggaattaaaaatgaggaaaacacAGAACCAGGTGCTGAATCTGCTGAGAACGCTGATGATCCGAACAAAGATACAAGTGAAAACGCAGATGGTCAAAGTGATGAGAACAAGGAGGACTATACAATCCCAGATGAGTATAGAATTGGACCATATCAGCCCAATGTACCTGTTG GTATAGACTATGTGATACCTAAAACAGGGTTTTACTGTAAGCTGTGTTCACTCTTTTATACAAATGAAGAAGTTGCAAAGAATACTCATTGCAGCAGCCTTCCTCATTATCAGAAATTAAAG AAATTTCTGAATAAATTGGCAGAAGAACGCAGACAGAAGAAGGAAACTTAA
- the MATR3 gene encoding matrin-3 isoform X9, whose amino-acid sequence MLGAQWRRNQPSRAAEVSGPGGKHAADQGPRVRREILGEEEWSQHINGASHSRRCQLLLEIYPEWNPDNDTGHTMGDPFMLQQSTNPAPGILGPPPPSFHLGGPAVGPRGNLGAGNGNLQGPRHMQKGRVETSRVVHIMDFQRGKNLRYQLLQLVEPFGVISNHLILNKINEAFIEMATTEDAQAAVDYYTTTPALVFGKPVRVHLSQKYKRIKKPEGKPDQKFDQKQELGRVIHLSNLPHSGYSDSAVLKLAEPYGKIKNYILMRMKSQAFIEMETREDAMAMVDHCLKKALWFQGRCVKVDLSEKYKKLVLRIPNRGIDLLKKDKSRKRSYSPDGKESPSDKKSKTDGSQKTESSTEGKEQEEKSGEDGEKDTKDDQTEQEPNMLLESEDELLVDEEEAAALLESGSSVGDETDLANLGDVASDGKKEPSDKAVKKDASASAAAKKKLKKVDKIEELDQENEAALENGIKNEENTEPGAESAENADDPNKDTSENADGQSDENKEDYTIPDEYRIGPYQPNVPVGIDYVIPKTGFYCKLCSLFYTNEEVAKNTHCSSLPHYQKLKKFLNKLAEERRQKKET is encoded by the exons GAGTGGAGTCAACATATCAATGGAGCAAGTCACAGTCGTCGATGCCAGCTTCTTCTTGAAAT CTACCCAGAATGGAATCCTGACAATGATACAGGACACACAAT GGGTGATCCATTCATGTTGCAGCAGTCTACAAATCCAGCACCAGGAATTCTGGGACCTCCACCTCCCTCGTTTCATCTTGGGGGACCAGCAGTTGGACCAAGAGGAAATCTGg gtgctggaaatggaaacctGCAAGGACCTAGACACATGCAGAAAGGCAGAGTG GAAACTAGCAGAGTTGTTCACATCATGGATTTTCAACGAGGGAAAAACTTGAGATACCAGCTATTACAGCTGGTAGAACCATTTGGAGTCATTTCAAATCATCTGattctaaataaaattaatgag GCATTTATTGAAATGGCAACCACAGAGGATGCTCAGGCTGCAGTGGATTATTACACAACCACACCAGCATTAGTATTTGGCAAGCCAGTGAGAGTTCATTTATCCCAGAAGTATAAAAGAATAAag aaacctGAAGGAAAGCCAGATCAGAAGTTTGATCAAAAGCAAGAGCTTGGACGTGTGATACATCTCAGCAATTTGCCCCATTCTGGCTATTCTGATAGTGCTGTTCTCAAGCTTGCTGAGCCTTATGGGAAGATAAAGAATTACATATTGATGAGGATGAAAAGTCAG gcttttATTGAGATGGAGACAAGAGAAGATGCAATGGCCATGGTTGACCATTGTTTGAAAAAAGCCCTTTGGTTTCAGGGGAGATGTGTGAAGGTTGACCTGtctgagaaatataaaaaacTGGTTCTGAGG ATTCCAAACAGAGGCATTGATTTACTGAAAAAAGATAAATCCCg AAAAAGATCTTACTCTCCAGATGGCAAAGAATCTCCAAGTGATAAGAAATCCAAAACTGATGGTTCCCAGAAGACTGAAAGTTCAACCGAAGGTAAAGAACAAGAAGAGAAGTCCGGTGAAGATGGTGAGAAAGACACAAAGGATGACCAGACAGAGCAGGAACCTAATATGCTTCTTGAATCTGAAGATGAGCTACTTGTAGATGAAGAAGAAGCAGCAGCACTGCTAGAAAGTGGCAGTTCAGTGGGAGACGAGACCGATCTTGCTAATTTAGGTGATGTGGCTTCTGATGGGAAAAAGGAACCTTCAGATAAAGCTGTGAAAAAAGATGCAAGTGCTTCAGCAGCAGCAAAGAAAAAGCttaaaaag GTGGACAAGATCGAGGAACTTGATCAAGAGAACGAAGCAGCGttggaaaatggaattaaaaatgaggaaaacacAGAACCAGGTGCTGAATCTGCTGAGAACGCTGATGATCCGAACAAAGATACAAGTGAAAACGCAGATGGTCAAAGTGATGAGAACAAGGAGGACTATACAATCCCAGATGAGTATAGAATTGGACCATATCAGCCCAATGTACCTGTTG GTATAGACTATGTGATACCTAAAACAGGGTTTTACTGTAAGCTGTGTTCACTCTTTTATACAAATGAAGAAGTTGCAAAGAATACTCATTGCAGCAGCCTTCCTCATTATCAGAAATTAAAG AAATTTCTGAATAAATTGGCAGAAGAACGCAGACAGAAGAAGGAAACTTAA
- the MATR3 gene encoding matrin-3 isoform X10, which yields MLGAQWRRNQPSRAAEEWSQHINGASHSRRCQLLLEIYPEWNPDNDTGHTMGDPFMLQQSTNPAPGILGPPPPSFHLGGPAVGPRGNLGAGNGNLQGPRHMQKGRVETSRVVHIMDFQRGKNLRYQLLQLVEPFGVISNHLILNKINEAFIEMATTEDAQAAVDYYTTTPALVFGKPVRVHLSQKYKRIKKPEGKPDQKFDQKQELGRVIHLSNLPHSGYSDSAVLKLAEPYGKIKNYILMRMKSQAFIEMETREDAMAMVDHCLKKALWFQGRCVKVDLSEKYKKLVLRIPNRGIDLLKKDKSRKRSYSPDGKESPSDKKSKTDGSQKTESSTEGKEQEEKSGEDGEKDTKDDQTEQEPNMLLESEDELLVDEEEAAALLESGSSVGDETDLANLGDVASDGKKEPSDKAVKKDASASAAAKKKLKKVDKIEELDQENEAALENGIKNEENTEPGAESAENADDPNKDTSENADGQSDENKEDYTIPDEYRIGPYQPNVPVGIDYVIPKTGFYCKLCSLFYTNEEVAKNTHCSSLPHYQKLKKFLNKLAEERRQKKET from the exons GAGTGGAGTCAACATATCAATGGAGCAAGTCACAGTCGTCGATGCCAGCTTCTTCTTGAAAT CTACCCAGAATGGAATCCTGACAATGATACAGGACACACAAT GGGTGATCCATTCATGTTGCAGCAGTCTACAAATCCAGCACCAGGAATTCTGGGACCTCCACCTCCCTCGTTTCATCTTGGGGGACCAGCAGTTGGACCAAGAGGAAATCTGg gtgctggaaatggaaacctGCAAGGACCTAGACACATGCAGAAAGGCAGAGTG GAAACTAGCAGAGTTGTTCACATCATGGATTTTCAACGAGGGAAAAACTTGAGATACCAGCTATTACAGCTGGTAGAACCATTTGGAGTCATTTCAAATCATCTGattctaaataaaattaatgag GCATTTATTGAAATGGCAACCACAGAGGATGCTCAGGCTGCAGTGGATTATTACACAACCACACCAGCATTAGTATTTGGCAAGCCAGTGAGAGTTCATTTATCCCAGAAGTATAAAAGAATAAag aaacctGAAGGAAAGCCAGATCAGAAGTTTGATCAAAAGCAAGAGCTTGGACGTGTGATACATCTCAGCAATTTGCCCCATTCTGGCTATTCTGATAGTGCTGTTCTCAAGCTTGCTGAGCCTTATGGGAAGATAAAGAATTACATATTGATGAGGATGAAAAGTCAG gcttttATTGAGATGGAGACAAGAGAAGATGCAATGGCCATGGTTGACCATTGTTTGAAAAAAGCCCTTTGGTTTCAGGGGAGATGTGTGAAGGTTGACCTGtctgagaaatataaaaaacTGGTTCTGAGG ATTCCAAACAGAGGCATTGATTTACTGAAAAAAGATAAATCCCg AAAAAGATCTTACTCTCCAGATGGCAAAGAATCTCCAAGTGATAAGAAATCCAAAACTGATGGTTCCCAGAAGACTGAAAGTTCAACCGAAGGTAAAGAACAAGAAGAGAAGTCCGGTGAAGATGGTGAGAAAGACACAAAGGATGACCAGACAGAGCAGGAACCTAATATGCTTCTTGAATCTGAAGATGAGCTACTTGTAGATGAAGAAGAAGCAGCAGCACTGCTAGAAAGTGGCAGTTCAGTGGGAGACGAGACCGATCTTGCTAATTTAGGTGATGTGGCTTCTGATGGGAAAAAGGAACCTTCAGATAAAGCTGTGAAAAAAGATGCAAGTGCTTCAGCAGCAGCAAAGAAAAAGCttaaaaag GTGGACAAGATCGAGGAACTTGATCAAGAGAACGAAGCAGCGttggaaaatggaattaaaaatgaggaaaacacAGAACCAGGTGCTGAATCTGCTGAGAACGCTGATGATCCGAACAAAGATACAAGTGAAAACGCAGATGGTCAAAGTGATGAGAACAAGGAGGACTATACAATCCCAGATGAGTATAGAATTGGACCATATCAGCCCAATGTACCTGTTG GTATAGACTATGTGATACCTAAAACAGGGTTTTACTGTAAGCTGTGTTCACTCTTTTATACAAATGAAGAAGTTGCAAAGAATACTCATTGCAGCAGCCTTCCTCATTATCAGAAATTAAAG AAATTTCTGAATAAATTGGCAGAAGAACGCAGACAGAAGAAGGAAACTTAA
- the MATR3 gene encoding matrin-3 isoform X7 — protein MLGAQWRRNQPSRAAEEWSQHINGASHSRRCQLLLEIYPEWNPDNDTGHTMGDPFMLQQSTNPAPGILGPPPPSFHLGGPAVGPRGNLGAGNGNLQGPRHMQKGRVETSRVVHIMDFQRGKNLRYQLLQLVEPFGVISNHLILNKINEAFIEMATTEDAQAAVDYYTTTPALVFGKPVRVHLSQKYKRIKKPEGKPDQKFDQKQELGRVIHLSNLPHSGYSDSAVLKLAEPYGKIKNYILMRMKSQAFIEMETREDAMAMVDHCLKKALWFQGRCVKVDLSEKYKKLVLRIPNRGIDLLKKDKSRKRSYSPDGKESPSDKKSKTDGSQKTESSTEGKEQEEKSGEDGEKDTKDDQTEQEPNMLLESEDELLVDEEEAAALLESGSSVGDETDLANLGDVASDGKKEPSDKAVKKDASASAAAKKKLKKRRFPGSMEGFVTLDEVGDEEDSELQKLRKSGMAFKSGDKNDDGLVEIKVDKIEELDQENEAALENGIKNEENTEPGAESAENADDPNKDTSENADGQSDENKEDYTIPDEYRIGPYQPNVPVGIDYVIPKTGFYCKLCSLFYTNEEVAKNTHCSSLPHYQKLKKFLNKLAEERRQKKET, from the exons GAGTGGAGTCAACATATCAATGGAGCAAGTCACAGTCGTCGATGCCAGCTTCTTCTTGAAAT CTACCCAGAATGGAATCCTGACAATGATACAGGACACACAAT GGGTGATCCATTCATGTTGCAGCAGTCTACAAATCCAGCACCAGGAATTCTGGGACCTCCACCTCCCTCGTTTCATCTTGGGGGACCAGCAGTTGGACCAAGAGGAAATCTGg gtgctggaaatggaaacctGCAAGGACCTAGACACATGCAGAAAGGCAGAGTG GAAACTAGCAGAGTTGTTCACATCATGGATTTTCAACGAGGGAAAAACTTGAGATACCAGCTATTACAGCTGGTAGAACCATTTGGAGTCATTTCAAATCATCTGattctaaataaaattaatgag GCATTTATTGAAATGGCAACCACAGAGGATGCTCAGGCTGCAGTGGATTATTACACAACCACACCAGCATTAGTATTTGGCAAGCCAGTGAGAGTTCATTTATCCCAGAAGTATAAAAGAATAAag aaacctGAAGGAAAGCCAGATCAGAAGTTTGATCAAAAGCAAGAGCTTGGACGTGTGATACATCTCAGCAATTTGCCCCATTCTGGCTATTCTGATAGTGCTGTTCTCAAGCTTGCTGAGCCTTATGGGAAGATAAAGAATTACATATTGATGAGGATGAAAAGTCAG gcttttATTGAGATGGAGACAAGAGAAGATGCAATGGCCATGGTTGACCATTGTTTGAAAAAAGCCCTTTGGTTTCAGGGGAGATGTGTGAAGGTTGACCTGtctgagaaatataaaaaacTGGTTCTGAGG ATTCCAAACAGAGGCATTGATTTACTGAAAAAAGATAAATCCCg AAAAAGATCTTACTCTCCAGATGGCAAAGAATCTCCAAGTGATAAGAAATCCAAAACTGATGGTTCCCAGAAGACTGAAAGTTCAACCGAAGGTAAAGAACAAGAAGAGAAGTCCGGTGAAGATGGTGAGAAAGACACAAAGGATGACCAGACAGAGCAGGAACCTAATATGCTTCTTGAATCTGAAGATGAGCTACTTGTAGATGAAGAAGAAGCAGCAGCACTGCTAGAAAGTGGCAGTTCAGTGGGAGACGAGACCGATCTTGCTAATTTAGGTGATGTGGCTTCTGATGGGAAAAAGGAACCTTCAGATAAAGCTGTGAAAAAAGATGCAAGTGCTTCAGCAGCAGCAAAGAAAAAGCttaaaaag CGTCGTTTTCCAGGGAGTATGGAAGGTTTTGTCACTCTAGATGAGGTTGGTGATGAGGAAGATTCGGAACTTCAGAAACTTCGTAAATCGGGCATGGCATTTAAATCTGGTGACAAAAATGATGATGGTTTGGTTGAAATTAAGGTGGACAAGATCGAGGAACTTGATCAAGAGAACGAAGCAGCGttggaaaatggaattaaaaatgaggaaaacacAGAACCAGGTGCTGAATCTGCTGAGAACGCTGATGATCCGAACAAAGATACAAGTGAAAACGCAGATGGTCAAAGTGATGAGAACAAGGAGGACTATACAATCCCAGATGAGTATAGAATTGGACCATATCAGCCCAATGTACCTGTTG GTATAGACTATGTGATACCTAAAACAGGGTTTTACTGTAAGCTGTGTTCACTCTTTTATACAAATGAAGAAGTTGCAAAGAATACTCATTGCAGCAGCCTTCCTCATTATCAGAAATTAAAG AAATTTCTGAATAAATTGGCAGAAGAACGCAGACAGAAGAAGGAAACTTAA
- the MATR3 gene encoding matrin-3 isoform X8 has translation MLGAQWRRNQPSRAAEEWSQHINGASHSRRCQLLLEMGDPFMLQQSTNPAPGILGPPPPSFHLGGPAVGPRGNLGAGNGNLQGPRHMQKGRVETSRVVHIMDFQRGKNLRYQLLQLVEPFGVISNHLILNKINEAFIEMATTEDAQAAVDYYTTTPALVFGKPVRVHLSQKYKRIKKPEGKPDQKFDQKQELGRVIHLSNLPHSGYSDSAVLKLAEPYGKIKNYILMRMKSQAFIEMETREDAMAMVDHCLKKALWFQGRCVKVDLSEKYKKLVLRIPNRGIDLLKKDKSRKRSYSPDGKESPSDKKSKTDGSQKTESSTEGKEQEEKSGEDGEKDTKDDQTEQEPNMLLESEDELLVDEEEAAALLESGSSVGDETDLANLGDVASDGKKEPSDKAVKKDASASAAAKKKLKKRRFPGSMEGFVTLDEVGDEEDSELQKLRKSGMAFKSGDKNDDGLVEIKVDKIEELDQENEAALENGIKNEENTEPGAESAENADDPNKDTSENADGQSDENKEDYTIPDEYRIGPYQPNVPVGIDYVIPKTGFYCKLCSLFYTNEEVAKNTHCSSLPHYQKLKKFLNKLAEERRQKKET, from the exons GAGTGGAGTCAACATATCAATGGAGCAAGTCACAGTCGTCGATGCCAGCTTCTTCTTGAAAT GGGTGATCCATTCATGTTGCAGCAGTCTACAAATCCAGCACCAGGAATTCTGGGACCTCCACCTCCCTCGTTTCATCTTGGGGGACCAGCAGTTGGACCAAGAGGAAATCTGg gtgctggaaatggaaacctGCAAGGACCTAGACACATGCAGAAAGGCAGAGTG GAAACTAGCAGAGTTGTTCACATCATGGATTTTCAACGAGGGAAAAACTTGAGATACCAGCTATTACAGCTGGTAGAACCATTTGGAGTCATTTCAAATCATCTGattctaaataaaattaatgag GCATTTATTGAAATGGCAACCACAGAGGATGCTCAGGCTGCAGTGGATTATTACACAACCACACCAGCATTAGTATTTGGCAAGCCAGTGAGAGTTCATTTATCCCAGAAGTATAAAAGAATAAag aaacctGAAGGAAAGCCAGATCAGAAGTTTGATCAAAAGCAAGAGCTTGGACGTGTGATACATCTCAGCAATTTGCCCCATTCTGGCTATTCTGATAGTGCTGTTCTCAAGCTTGCTGAGCCTTATGGGAAGATAAAGAATTACATATTGATGAGGATGAAAAGTCAG gcttttATTGAGATGGAGACAAGAGAAGATGCAATGGCCATGGTTGACCATTGTTTGAAAAAAGCCCTTTGGTTTCAGGGGAGATGTGTGAAGGTTGACCTGtctgagaaatataaaaaacTGGTTCTGAGG ATTCCAAACAGAGGCATTGATTTACTGAAAAAAGATAAATCCCg AAAAAGATCTTACTCTCCAGATGGCAAAGAATCTCCAAGTGATAAGAAATCCAAAACTGATGGTTCCCAGAAGACTGAAAGTTCAACCGAAGGTAAAGAACAAGAAGAGAAGTCCGGTGAAGATGGTGAGAAAGACACAAAGGATGACCAGACAGAGCAGGAACCTAATATGCTTCTTGAATCTGAAGATGAGCTACTTGTAGATGAAGAAGAAGCAGCAGCACTGCTAGAAAGTGGCAGTTCAGTGGGAGACGAGACCGATCTTGCTAATTTAGGTGATGTGGCTTCTGATGGGAAAAAGGAACCTTCAGATAAAGCTGTGAAAAAAGATGCAAGTGCTTCAGCAGCAGCAAAGAAAAAGCttaaaaag CGTCGTTTTCCAGGGAGTATGGAAGGTTTTGTCACTCTAGATGAGGTTGGTGATGAGGAAGATTCGGAACTTCAGAAACTTCGTAAATCGGGCATGGCATTTAAATCTGGTGACAAAAATGATGATGGTTTGGTTGAAATTAAGGTGGACAAGATCGAGGAACTTGATCAAGAGAACGAAGCAGCGttggaaaatggaattaaaaatgaggaaaacacAGAACCAGGTGCTGAATCTGCTGAGAACGCTGATGATCCGAACAAAGATACAAGTGAAAACGCAGATGGTCAAAGTGATGAGAACAAGGAGGACTATACAATCCCAGATGAGTATAGAATTGGACCATATCAGCCCAATGTACCTGTTG GTATAGACTATGTGATACCTAAAACAGGGTTTTACTGTAAGCTGTGTTCACTCTTTTATACAAATGAAGAAGTTGCAAAGAATACTCATTGCAGCAGCCTTCCTCATTATCAGAAATTAAAG AAATTTCTGAATAAATTGGCAGAAGAACGCAGACAGAAGAAGGAAACTTAA